One Dama dama isolate Ldn47 chromosome 18, ASM3311817v1, whole genome shotgun sequence DNA window includes the following coding sequences:
- the LOC133073055 gene encoding olfactory receptor 9A2-like — NPLRYTIIMNSHTCLWVVIGSWVFGFLFQIWPVYATFHLTFCKSNVLDHFYCDGGQLFKLSCDKGRFTELLLFLMSIFVLFGSLMPAIISYTYIISTILKIPSGSHRWKTVSTCASHFTCVVIGYSSSLFLYVKLNQTQAAEYNRVASLMVLVVNPFLNPFIFTLRNDKFTEVFRDAMKSCYQLLKD; from the coding sequence aatcCTCTGCGGTACACCATCATTATGAACAGCCACACCTGTCTCTGGGTGGTAATTGGGTCCTGGGTATTTGGCTTCCTGTTTCAAATCTGGCCAGTCTATGCCACGTTTCATCTTACTTTCTGCAAATCAAATGTGCTAGACCATTTTTACTGTGACGGAGGACAGTTGTTCAAACTATCATGTGATAAAGGCCGTTTCACAGAGCTTTTGCtgtttttaatgtctatttttgttctttttggttCTTTGATGCCTGCAATTATCTCCTACACCTACATCATCTCCACCATCCTCAAGATCCCTTCAGGCTCTCACCGCTGGAAAACCGTCTCTACATGTGCCTCCCACTTCACCTGTGTCGTGATCGGCTACAGCAGCTCTTTGTTCCTCTATGTGAAACTCAACCAAACACAGGCAGCTGAGTACAACAGAGTGGCATCACTGATGGTTTTAGTGGTGAACCCTTTTCTGAACCCTTTTATCTTCACCCTCCGGAATGACAAATTCACAGAGGTGTTTCGAGACGCCATGAAAAGCTGCTACCAACTCCTCAAGGATTAG